A stretch of Lactuca sativa cultivar Salinas chromosome 6, Lsat_Salinas_v11, whole genome shotgun sequence DNA encodes these proteins:
- the LOC111890858 gene encoding protein ACCELERATED CELL DEATH 6 isoform X1 — protein MASSNTSPTSFETQVAEFIRARGGNASETNYQYPYPSHVNAASFVSIKLLSKTNYSLWQEQMMCLVESHDMLSFINGTLKNPKEHATSNKQCDNTMEAKCREWKRSDTLVKGWIFGSLSENVMHTVVGLYTANDVWEKLKTTYSTPPAPTTTTASCSNTIKKDEAEYLPLYRAITRNDWEKAHEIFNQDKDALTAKLDNLGSRALHIAIEKAESMQFLENLLKEINPESLPTLVTIYSGNPLHHAAAIDNTMAAKMLVKKNPYLLFSLDGNSSLPIHTASLNSHRRTFLYLLDACKNHIRLSQQDGYHSPFEGINGARLLSTAIESGFLEASNELIKDYPDMARSKCIKDNAHWVPLWSISSMWDLYHSGTRYNFYQRLVYAYVPIEKNLMHDTNKIQDVENQETYKAKFLSKSMETCFYVIERIYVKIWKAALLKVPHIKHLQEEKVKHQEALLVLKSICKEVAKIDTLSDICEHYQDSLSIAAHNDTPEVIEQIIQYFPGSTLVIINGCTLFQVAIKERCEKLYNFLLCHMSYDQYRYQQGCDKVKNSTLHLAGQLAPTHKLNRVSGAALQMQRELQWFEEVGNFVKPKYKYQKNISQETPIMVFRREHKQLRNEGEEWMKKTADSYTIVAALIITIVFAAAITVPGGNDDVTGKAIYETKPSFIVFAISDAISLFSSTTSLLLFLSILTTRYREEDFLYRLPKRLILGLTMLFLSVTSMMVAFSATLYLMFGQEKAWIMIPIATLTCLPIASFVTLQLPLLVDLISSTYGYGIFVKQSDCKMKQS, from the exons ATGGCTTCCTCAAACACATCTCCAACAAGCTTTGAGACTCAAGTGGCAGAATTTATTAGGGCAAGGGGAG GTAATGCATCCGAGACAAATTACCAATACCCATACCCTTCTCACGTGAACGCAGCGAGCTTTGTTTCTATCAAGCTGCTAAGCAAAACCAATTATAGCCTGTGGCAAGAACAGATGATGTGCCTTGTAGAGAGTCATGATATGCTTAGTTTCATCAATGGCACACTAAAAAACCCCAAGGAGCATGCCACTTCTAACAAGCAATGCGATAATACTATGGAGGCCAAATGTCGCGAATGGAAAAGATCGGACACGCTTGTGAAAGGATGGATTTTTGGTTCACTTAGTGAAAATGTCATGCATACTGTTGTTGGCCTCTACACAGCCAACGACGTATGGGAGAAGCTAAAGACTACTTACAGTACTCCGCCTGCTCCGACCACCACCACTGCGAGCTGCAGCAACACCATCaaaaaag ATGAGGCGGAGTATCTCCCATTATATAGAGCGATTACAAGGAACGACTGGGAAAAAGCGCATGAAATTTTCAACCAGGACAAGGATGCATTGACTGCTAAACTCGATAATTTGGGGAGTAGAGCACTACACATTGCAATAGAGAAGGCGGAAAGCATGCAGTTTCTTGAGAATCTGTTGAAGGAGATAAACCCTGAGTCACTTCCAACTCTGGTGACTATTTATAGCGGAAACCCACTTCACCATGCTGCAGCTATCGACAACACCATGGCTGCAAAGATGTTGGTGAAGAAAAATCCATATTTGTTATTTAGTTTGGACGGGAATTCCTCCTTACCTATCCATACAGCAAGTTTAAATTCTCATAGAAGAACTTTCTTATACTTGCTTGATGCGTGCAAAAACCATATTCGTCTCTCCCAACAAGATGGATATCACAGTCCCTTTGAGGGCATAAACGGTGCTCGGCTTCTCAGTACTGCAATTGAATCAGGGTTTTTGG AGGCTTCAAATGAGTTGATCAAGGATTACCCTGACATGGCTAGATCAAAGTGCATCAAGGACAACGCACATTGGGTACCACTCTGGTCTATTTCGAGCATGTGGGACTTGTATCACAGTGGAACTCGATATAACTTCTACCAAAGATTGGTTTACGCTT atgtGCCGATCGAGAAAAACCTAATGCATGATACAAATAAGATCCAGGATGTTGAGAACCAAGAGacttataaggccaagtttctgaGCAAGAGCATGGAGACCTGCTTCTATG TCATCGAGAGgatttatgtgaaaatatggAAAGCTGCCCTACTAAAAG TGCCACACATTAAGCATCTCCAAGAGGAAAAAGTAAAACATCAAGAAGCTCTTTTGGTACTGAAGTCTATTTGCAAAGAAGTTGCTAAAATAGACACGTTGAGTGATATTTGTGAACATTATCAAGATTCACTAAGTATTGCAGCACATAATGATACTCCTGAAGTAATAGAACAAATCATCCAATACTTTccagggtcaactttggtcatcATCAATGGTTGTACTCTTTTTCAAGTTGCAATAAAAGAGCGTTGTGAGAAGTTATATAATTTTTTGTTATGTCATATGTCTTATGACCAATATCGTTATCAACAAGGTTGTGACAAAGTTAAAAATAGTACATTACACCTGGCTGGACAATTGGCACCAACACACAAACTTAATCGAGTTTCCGGTGCAGCGCTACAAATGCAAAGGGAGTTACAGTGGTTTGAG GAAGTGGGGAATTTTGTGAAACCGAAGTACAAGTATCAAAAAAACATATCGCAAGAAACACCAATTATGGTTTTCAGAAGAGAACACAAGCAGTTGAGGAATGAAGGAGAAGAATGGATGAAGAAGACAGCAGATTCGTATACAATTGTAGCTGCACTCATCATTACCATAGTTTTTGCAGCAGCGATTACCGTACCTGGTGGAAACGATGATGTCACTGGGAAAGCAATTTATGAAACAAAACCTAGCTTCATTGTATTTGCAATCTCGGATGCAATATCTTTGTTCTCCTCAACCACTTCCTTGTTGTTGTTCCTATCTATTCTGACAACACGTTATCGAGAGGAGGATTTTCTCTACAGGTTACCAAAGAGACTAATATTAGGCCTTACAATGTTATTCTTGTCAGTAACCTCAATGATGGTAGCCTTTAGCGCAACCTTGTATCTTATGTTTGGGCAGGAAAAAGCATGGATCATGATTCCTATAGCTACCTTAACATGTTTGCCTATTGCTTCGTTCGTGACACTACAACTACCGTTGCTTGTGGATCTGATATCTTCAACATATGGCTATGGAATCTTTGTTAAACAGAGTGACTGTAAAATGAAACAATCTTGA
- the LOC111890858 gene encoding uncharacterized protein LOC111890858 isoform X2, which produces MASSNTSPTSFETQVAEFIRARGGNASETNYQYPYPSHVNAASFVSIKLLSKTNYSLWQEQMMCLVESHDMLSFINGTLKNPKEHATSNKQCDNTMEAKCREWKRSDTLVKGWIFGSLSENVMHTVVGLYTANDVWEKLKTTYSTPPAPTTTTASCSNTIKKDEAEYLPLYRAITRNDWEKAHEIFNQDKDALTAKLDNLGSRALHIAIEKAESMQFLENLLKEINPESLPTLVTIYSGNPLHHAAAIDNTMAAKMLVKKNPYLLFSLDGNSSLPIHTASLNSHRRTFLYLLDACKNHIRLSQQDGYHSPFEGINGARLLSTAIESGFLEASNELIKDYPDMARSKCIKDNAHWVPLWSISSMWDLYHSGTRYNFYQRLVYAYVPIEKNLMHDTNKIQDVENQETYKAKFLSKSMETCFYVIERIYVKIWKAALLKVPHIKHLQEEKVKHQEALLVLKSICKEVAKIDTLSDICEHYQDSLSIAAHNDTPEVIEQIIQYFPGSTLVIINGCTLFQVAIKERCEKLYNFLLCHMSYDQYRYQQGCDKVKNSTLHLAGQLAPTHKLNRVSGAALQMQRELQWFEEVGNFVKPKYKYQKNISQETPIMVFRREHKQLRNEGEEWMKKTADSYTIVAALIITIVFAAAITVPGGNDDVTGKAIYETKPSFIVFAISDAISLFSSTTSLLLFLSILTTRYREEDFLYRKKHGS; this is translated from the exons ATGGCTTCCTCAAACACATCTCCAACAAGCTTTGAGACTCAAGTGGCAGAATTTATTAGGGCAAGGGGAG GTAATGCATCCGAGACAAATTACCAATACCCATACCCTTCTCACGTGAACGCAGCGAGCTTTGTTTCTATCAAGCTGCTAAGCAAAACCAATTATAGCCTGTGGCAAGAACAGATGATGTGCCTTGTAGAGAGTCATGATATGCTTAGTTTCATCAATGGCACACTAAAAAACCCCAAGGAGCATGCCACTTCTAACAAGCAATGCGATAATACTATGGAGGCCAAATGTCGCGAATGGAAAAGATCGGACACGCTTGTGAAAGGATGGATTTTTGGTTCACTTAGTGAAAATGTCATGCATACTGTTGTTGGCCTCTACACAGCCAACGACGTATGGGAGAAGCTAAAGACTACTTACAGTACTCCGCCTGCTCCGACCACCACCACTGCGAGCTGCAGCAACACCATCaaaaaag ATGAGGCGGAGTATCTCCCATTATATAGAGCGATTACAAGGAACGACTGGGAAAAAGCGCATGAAATTTTCAACCAGGACAAGGATGCATTGACTGCTAAACTCGATAATTTGGGGAGTAGAGCACTACACATTGCAATAGAGAAGGCGGAAAGCATGCAGTTTCTTGAGAATCTGTTGAAGGAGATAAACCCTGAGTCACTTCCAACTCTGGTGACTATTTATAGCGGAAACCCACTTCACCATGCTGCAGCTATCGACAACACCATGGCTGCAAAGATGTTGGTGAAGAAAAATCCATATTTGTTATTTAGTTTGGACGGGAATTCCTCCTTACCTATCCATACAGCAAGTTTAAATTCTCATAGAAGAACTTTCTTATACTTGCTTGATGCGTGCAAAAACCATATTCGTCTCTCCCAACAAGATGGATATCACAGTCCCTTTGAGGGCATAAACGGTGCTCGGCTTCTCAGTACTGCAATTGAATCAGGGTTTTTGG AGGCTTCAAATGAGTTGATCAAGGATTACCCTGACATGGCTAGATCAAAGTGCATCAAGGACAACGCACATTGGGTACCACTCTGGTCTATTTCGAGCATGTGGGACTTGTATCACAGTGGAACTCGATATAACTTCTACCAAAGATTGGTTTACGCTT atgtGCCGATCGAGAAAAACCTAATGCATGATACAAATAAGATCCAGGATGTTGAGAACCAAGAGacttataaggccaagtttctgaGCAAGAGCATGGAGACCTGCTTCTATG TCATCGAGAGgatttatgtgaaaatatggAAAGCTGCCCTACTAAAAG TGCCACACATTAAGCATCTCCAAGAGGAAAAAGTAAAACATCAAGAAGCTCTTTTGGTACTGAAGTCTATTTGCAAAGAAGTTGCTAAAATAGACACGTTGAGTGATATTTGTGAACATTATCAAGATTCACTAAGTATTGCAGCACATAATGATACTCCTGAAGTAATAGAACAAATCATCCAATACTTTccagggtcaactttggtcatcATCAATGGTTGTACTCTTTTTCAAGTTGCAATAAAAGAGCGTTGTGAGAAGTTATATAATTTTTTGTTATGTCATATGTCTTATGACCAATATCGTTATCAACAAGGTTGTGACAAAGTTAAAAATAGTACATTACACCTGGCTGGACAATTGGCACCAACACACAAACTTAATCGAGTTTCCGGTGCAGCGCTACAAATGCAAAGGGAGTTACAGTGGTTTGAG GAAGTGGGGAATTTTGTGAAACCGAAGTACAAGTATCAAAAAAACATATCGCAAGAAACACCAATTATGGTTTTCAGAAGAGAACACAAGCAGTTGAGGAATGAAGGAGAAGAATGGATGAAGAAGACAGCAGATTCGTATACAATTGTAGCTGCACTCATCATTACCATAGTTTTTGCAGCAGCGATTACCGTACCTGGTGGAAACGATGATGTCACTGGGAAAGCAATTTATGAAACAAAACCTAGCTTCATTGTATTTGCAATCTCGGATGCAATATCTTTGTTCTCCTCAACCACTTCCTTGTTGTTGTTCCTATCTATTCTGACAACACGTTATCGAGAGGAGGATTTTCTCTACAG GAAAAAGCATGGATCATGA